The following coding sequences are from one Methanobacteriales archaeon HGW-Methanobacteriales-1 window:
- a CDS encoding Ni-sirohydrochlorin a,c-diamide synthase gives MRIVLAGTGSAVGKTTISTGIMKALSEETKIQPFKVGPDYIDPTYHTLATGNRSRNLDSFFMSDGQIRGAFERAMSITGSKMGIIEGVRGLYEGISPTGDVGNTASVAKALNSPVILILNARSLVKSAAAVVLGFKSLDPEIKIEGVILNQVKNQRHYLKAKEAVEKLTNTQVIGGIPRSDSLTVEQRHLGLVPAVERENLLGFIEKWGQVVSENIDLDALKGIMKNAGKISPNREELWKKENTKKVKIAVALDEIFTFYYQENLEALEDNHAQIVPFSPYHDEELPDVDALYIGGGYPEIFSKELEKNHSMRHDIKKFHLDERPIYGECGGLMYLTNSINGYKMCEVFPYPSLMTDKVQGLSYVISEAQKDNIISKKGDVYRGHEFHYSKVDINANPNIKPEFAFKILRGRGIIDSKDGIMSKNTVASYVHTHAAACQGFASNFTRNAWEI, from the coding sequence ATGAGAATAGTATTGGCAGGTACTGGAAGTGCTGTGGGGAAAACTACAATTTCCACGGGTATAATGAAAGCATTATCCGAAGAAACTAAGATCCAACCATTTAAGGTAGGACCGGATTATATTGATCCTACTTATCACACCCTGGCCACAGGAAACAGGTCCCGTAATTTAGATTCATTTTTCATGTCTGATGGACAAATAAGGGGGGCCTTTGAAAGGGCCATGTCCATCACGGGCTCAAAGATGGGTATTATTGAAGGAGTTCGAGGTCTTTATGAAGGAATCAGCCCTACAGGGGATGTAGGAAACACGGCTTCTGTAGCTAAAGCTTTGAATTCTCCGGTTATTTTAATTTTAAATGCTAGAAGTCTGGTAAAAAGTGCAGCTGCGGTAGTTCTGGGATTTAAATCCTTAGATCCTGAGATAAAGATTGAAGGAGTAATTTTAAACCAGGTGAAAAATCAACGTCATTATTTGAAAGCTAAAGAAGCTGTGGAAAAACTGACCAATACTCAAGTAATTGGTGGCATACCTAGGAGCGATTCTTTGACTGTAGAGCAAAGACACCTGGGACTGGTCCCTGCGGTTGAAAGGGAAAATTTACTAGGATTTATAGAAAAATGGGGCCAGGTAGTCAGTGAAAATATAGATTTAGATGCTTTAAAAGGTATCATGAAAAATGCCGGAAAAATTTCGCCAAATCGAGAAGAACTTTGGAAAAAAGAAAATACTAAAAAAGTGAAAATAGCTGTGGCCCTGGATGAAATTTTTACATTTTATTATCAGGAAAATTTAGAAGCTTTAGAAGATAACCATGCTCAAATAGTCCCTTTCAGCCCTTATCATGACGAAGAACTTCCTGATGTGGATGCGCTTTATATAGGTGGGGGTTATCCTGAGATATTTTCTAAAGAACTGGAAAAAAATCATTCCATGCGTCACGACATTAAAAAGTTTCATTTAGATGAAAGGCCAATTTATGGTGAATGCGGCGGTTTAATGTACCTTACAAACTCTATTAATGGATATAAAATGTGTGAGGTATTTCCTTATCCTTCTCTAATGACTGATAAAGTTCAGGGATTAAGTTATGTCATTTCTGAGGCCCAGAAAGACAATATAATATCTAAAAAAGGAGATGTCTATCGGGGTCACGAATTTCACTACTCTAAAGTAGATATTAATGCAAACCCTAATATTAAACCTGAATTTGCTTTTAAAATTCTTCGAGGAAGGGGGATTATAGATTCAAAGGATGGAATAATGTCTAAAAATACTGTGGCCAGCTATGTACATACTCATGCTGCGGCATGTCAAGGGTTTGCTTCCAATTTTACTAGAAATGCTTGGGAAATTTAG
- a CDS encoding oligosaccharide repeat unit polymerase, producing the protein MNLTNKIDVFSPYLIIFAIFLYVLFGFIGFYYKIRGLEAPSMGVYLYILFGCCFFIVGIIFPKMFYKFNFKSFKTLNNFLNYLYSQKEYLKKNFNQNKSADKSLNIEKKFFKNFSRLEIVILFIVLLGLSLQAINLLYSGGIPLLSGYLKAKAVTKIWIVSYLLFLPGINILLARFNRSYYYILFILGIGIFALTGYRTTTIVIILSVFITLYYTRKFSKNLKWIYFAIFIIGLVGIGLLVGYISAKSIEWQTWTLNPFELFFYRAGYTLTVFNTLLGMQGATHGSLAYYSLMGFFQSADPRAIVGEVVLGYKHSATSTIFGPALLDFGALALALQMFFIGLVLKLMHLIQKAKKGIFTAFYAIILAQTLVWIETGPTDLVVWIFYLISIILTLYAYLEYRSYMKRHELEEVMEKDMKREEP; encoded by the coding sequence ATGAACTTAACTAATAAAATTGACGTATTTTCTCCGTATTTAATTATCTTTGCCATATTTTTGTACGTATTATTCGGTTTCATAGGATTTTATTATAAAATAAGAGGATTAGAAGCACCTTCCATGGGTGTTTATTTATATATTTTATTTGGCTGCTGTTTTTTCATTGTAGGGATAATTTTTCCTAAGATGTTTTACAAATTCAATTTTAAAAGCTTTAAAACATTAAATAACTTTTTAAATTACCTATATTCACAAAAAGAATATTTAAAAAAGAATTTTAATCAAAATAAATCTGCAGATAAATCCCTTAATATTGAAAAAAAATTTTTTAAAAATTTTTCTCGTCTGGAGATAGTAATTTTATTTATAGTTCTCTTGGGGTTATCTCTCCAAGCCATTAATCTCCTTTATTCTGGGGGTATTCCTCTTTTAAGCGGTTATCTAAAGGCCAAAGCGGTAACTAAAATATGGATAGTTTCTTATCTCTTGTTTTTACCAGGAATAAATATTTTATTGGCCCGATTCAATCGGAGCTATTATTATATTCTATTTATATTAGGAATAGGCATTTTCGCCTTGACCGGTTATAGAACCACAACTATAGTTATAATTTTAAGTGTTTTCATCACTCTATATTACACTCGAAAATTCTCTAAAAATCTTAAATGGATATATTTCGCTATTTTCATTATTGGTCTGGTGGGAATAGGCCTTTTAGTTGGATATATCTCTGCTAAATCTATTGAATGGCAAACCTGGACTTTAAATCCATTTGAATTATTTTTTTACCGGGCAGGATATACCTTGACTGTTTTTAACACATTGCTTGGAATGCAAGGGGCTACTCATGGTTCACTAGCTTATTATTCACTCATGGGATTTTTCCAGTCAGCTGATCCACGGGCTATTGTAGGAGAAGTGGTTCTCGGATACAAACACTCTGCCACATCAACTATATTTGGCCCGGCCCTCTTGGACTTTGGAGCCCTTGCTCTGGCCCTGCAAATGTTCTTTATAGGTTTGGTTCTTAAATTAATGCACTTAATTCAAAAAGCAAAAAAAGGAATTTTTACAGCATTTTATGCTATAATATTGGCCCAAACACTGGTATGGATTGAAACAGGCCCTACAGATCTGGTAGTATGGATATTCTATCTCATTTCCATTATTTTGACTTTATATGCTTATTTAGAATATAGGAGTTATATGAAAAGACATGAACTAGAAGAAGTGATGGAAAAGGACATGAAGAGGGAAGAACCATGA
- a CDS encoding methylenetetrahydromethanopterin dehydrogenase: MVVKIGIIKCGNIGTSPVLDLLLDERADRPNIDVCVIGSGAKMNPEEIEKAVPLMLEMERDFVIFISPNPGAPGPAKARELLSAADVPAIIIGDAPGLRSKEEMDEQGLGYIIVKADPMIGARREFLDPTEMASFNADVIKVLALTGAYRVVQNTIDAAVNAVEAGSAIELPKVVISRDVAVAAAQFASPYAKAKAMAAYDIATKVADIDVEGCFMTRDAEKYIPIVASAHEMITTAAKLAAEAREIEKANDTVVRTPHGGKGQTMAKSVLMEKPQ; the protein is encoded by the coding sequence ATGGTTGTAAAAATCGGTATAATTAAATGTGGTAACATCGGTACATCTCCTGTTTTGGACTTATTACTTGACGAGAGAGCAGACCGACCAAACATAGATGTATGTGTAATAGGATCTGGGGCTAAAATGAACCCAGAAGAAATCGAAAAAGCCGTACCATTAATGCTTGAAATGGAAAGGGACTTTGTTATATTCATAAGCCCTAACCCAGGTGCTCCAGGACCTGCTAAAGCCAGAGAATTATTATCTGCTGCAGATGTCCCTGCAATCATCATAGGTGACGCTCCTGGTCTACGATCCAAAGAAGAAATGGATGAACAAGGTTTAGGTTACATTATTGTGAAGGCCGACCCAATGATCGGTGCACGAAGAGAATTCCTGGACCCAACTGAAATGGCTTCTTTCAATGCAGATGTAATTAAAGTATTAGCTTTAACTGGTGCTTACAGAGTTGTACAAAACACTATTGATGCAGCAGTAAATGCTGTTGAAGCTGGAAGTGCAATCGAATTACCTAAAGTTGTAATCTCCCGAGATGTAGCTGTTGCAGCTGCTCAATTTGCCAGCCCATACGCTAAAGCTAAAGCTATGGCTGCCTACGACATCGCTACCAAAGTAGCTGATATTGATGTTGAAGGTTGTTTCATGACTAGAGATGCAGAAAAGTACATACCAATCGTAGCTTCTGCTCACGAAATGATTACTACTGCTGCTAAACTCGCTGCTGAAGCAAGAGAAATTGAAAAGGCTAATGACACTGTTGTTCGAACTCCACACGGTGGAAAAGGACAAACCATGGCTAAATCAGTTTTAATGGAAAAACCACAATAA
- a CDS encoding HAD family hydrolase: MIENLIERFFKAATMERWNDHIRPVQLTELDKQAHKMIIAYVLAKIEEDSRGKDSINWINLIEGFLFDFLHRLVLTDLKPSVFHRMMDEKREELNQHVLNELKLDLNGFNDKSFEEKFKNYLSSRESTLEKRILRAAHYLATNWEFKIIYNTAPFIYGIENTRERIENQIEDHYDLIGVQKIMLEKKSFGFIDLCGQLRFQKRWSHSPRIPETSVLGHMLIVATTSYLCTLEMGVKACEKRIYNNFFAGLFHDLPEVMTKDIISPVKRSVKGLDDIIKEYEDYQMKEELLPLLPKTWHEEMLYFTGDEFKNKIKDSENIKFVSFNDLNKKYNKNEYYPLDGELVKACDQLAAFAEAKISIRHGVTSKDLEDAQKSIMGNWKSKKVSGNDFGHIFHSLEELIEE, from the coding sequence ATGATAGAAAACCTCATAGAACGCTTCTTCAAAGCGGCCACCATGGAAAGATGGAATGATCATATCCGACCTGTGCAGCTTACAGAGCTGGATAAACAGGCCCATAAAATGATTATAGCTTATGTTCTAGCTAAAATAGAAGAAGATAGCCGGGGAAAAGATTCTATTAATTGGATTAATCTTATTGAAGGATTTTTATTTGATTTTTTACATAGATTAGTTTTAACGGACCTAAAACCATCTGTATTCCATCGAATGATGGATGAAAAAAGAGAAGAATTAAATCAGCATGTTTTAAATGAATTGAAACTCGATTTAAATGGTTTTAATGATAAATCTTTTGAAGAAAAATTTAAAAATTATCTTTCCAGTAGAGAAAGTACTTTGGAAAAGAGAATTCTTCGGGCGGCCCATTATTTAGCCACTAACTGGGAATTTAAGATAATATATAACACGGCTCCATTTATCTATGGAATTGAGAACACACGTGAAAGAATAGAAAACCAGATTGAAGATCACTATGATTTAATAGGTGTTCAAAAGATAATGCTGGAAAAGAAGTCCTTCGGTTTTATTGATCTTTGTGGACAGCTTAGATTCCAGAAAAGATGGTCTCACTCGCCACGAATTCCGGAAACATCTGTTTTAGGCCATATGTTGATAGTCGCTACCACTTCTTATCTTTGTACCCTGGAAATGGGAGTTAAAGCATGTGAAAAACGAATTTATAACAACTTTTTTGCAGGATTATTCCATGACTTACCAGAAGTAATGACTAAAGATATAATTTCACCGGTAAAGCGTTCTGTTAAAGGACTGGATGATATTATAAAAGAATATGAAGATTATCAAATGAAAGAAGAATTATTGCCCCTTCTTCCCAAGACCTGGCACGAAGAGATGCTTTATTTCACTGGTGATGAATTTAAAAATAAAATTAAAGATTCTGAAAATATTAAGTTCGTTTCCTTTAATGATTTAAATAAAAAATACAACAAAAATGAATATTATCCTTTAGATGGAGAACTAGTCAAGGCCTGTGATCAACTAGCAGCCTTTGCTGAGGCCAAGATTTCTATTCGTCATGGAGTCACTTCTAAAGATTTGGAGGATGCTCAAAAAAGTATTATGGGCAATTGGAAATCTAAAAAAGTTTCTGGCAACGATTTTGGCCATATTTTCCATAGTTTAGAGGAATTGATTGAGGAATAA